From one Flavobacterium kingsejongi genomic stretch:
- a CDS encoding T9SS sorting signal type C domain-containing protein, which yields MKKLYFFFALLTLPFLGFSQALNGSYVIKASNTDTNFKSLANAVARVNSVGVAGPVTFLLDEDVTVNTQITINQFSGTSTANTLTIKPNAGRTINISGGAVWTNTALIKLNNADNIIIDGSNTTNGTDKNLTLLSTLDTDNNNESIIWVGSSTSNGSQNNIFKNIKFSGYSNGSNRTVKNGIIFSNATDVSTEESVPSNNNTITNNEFYRIRYAVNVSGNTNYAKNLTITNNTFGSAGKEITVASIRISNGQGFNVSNNLINTMTRTDNAVTISGISIEGKSLNGTIARNTIKNITNTAGSGGPVRGLLVNTDNNVTANLVILNNIISNISTSTNNMWDTDNGAQGIYINSGKGINIYQNTVVMNVAQNTTSAALMIMGGSQFNIRNNIFANTQAVNTNSRRIFAIYCGTTAASSTANYNDYVSSQYIGYYGNDRTTLADWKSATSVDANSKNVTPVFVSATDFHLKNPNTTNASLIGDTTLKSTYPTDIDGDTRNIPSMGADEYTPCVPAGNQTAYGNDSWIGYVYSDYSNANAAPVAGASTYTGYITETTLFDRNTGADPLDATTLCTPQSDYFFIRYKMNKNFTAGTYKITVGGDDGYRLSIDGGQTWIVNNWSEHSYVSTTVSVALNGSKNLVLEYFEREGSSRVSFSYGMVTGDPTVFGNNVWNVYAYDTANFNLTTANYNGYFVDGALGINSEDRWNKAGTPSSATGYQGAPVSVDNFTLVHKRQGFPCGRYDVKMENWDDAAQVYIDGVMVWSADNYSGGYAVPLSLGIYSLGATTKMEVRLKENGGDARIKMSLTDIPVVYNGSWSSSDTQNSSVRIDSDLTVTGTLNVCSCTISAGKKLTINENAVVNVMENVTVIDNGKILVKNNGSLVQIKEYGTFTGSATSFTMERNTNPVRRTDFTYWSSPVAPEDWKLNQLSPLTLSSKYYSFNPVTNQWVTLTGGNVNMETGKGYIVRAPQTSDVTIAAVVNAQFTGKANTGQRTITITKGQTASNLIGNPYPSAINIDKLYAANQGKIDGSFYFWTHNSSPTNTINGTYGYNGSDYATYNQTGGTATAPADTNGNKNTPRGIIASGQGFFVNALQPTATIVFNNDMRQGAVSNNAQFYRSANDSVNQATDSTAIEKNRFWLNISNADGAYNEALVGYITNATDGFENGYDAVTYASGSAQLYSLISDKKLVIQGRALPFTENDVVPMGITVTAAGPYRIAMDQFDGLFQQQNIYLVDKLNHVTHDLKSGAYDFTSEAGTFNDRFEVQYVNGTLGVEVPVLTDNAVKIYRTGKQITVKTPALNMKNVTVYDLTGKQIFSKNNINNSEFVTSEINAGHQVILVTVTLDTNQSITKKIMMN from the coding sequence ATGAAAAAACTATACTTCTTTTTTGCATTATTAACCTTACCATTTTTAGGTTTCTCTCAAGCATTAAATGGTAGTTATGTTATTAAGGCATCTAACACAGATACTAATTTTAAGAGTTTGGCTAATGCTGTTGCTCGCGTAAATAGTGTCGGTGTTGCCGGACCTGTAACTTTTCTATTGGATGAAGATGTAACGGTGAATACTCAAATCACCATTAATCAATTTTCAGGAACCAGTACTGCAAATACTTTAACGATCAAACCGAATGCTGGCAGAACGATCAACATTTCCGGTGGTGCCGTATGGACAAATACCGCTTTAATTAAATTAAATAATGCGGACAATATAATCATTGATGGTAGTAATACTACAAACGGAACAGATAAAAACTTAACGTTGCTAAGTACTCTCGATACTGACAATAACAATGAAAGTATTATTTGGGTAGGCAGTAGTACTTCTAACGGTTCTCAAAATAATATTTTTAAGAATATTAAATTTAGTGGTTATTCCAATGGCTCAAATAGGACTGTGAAAAATGGAATCATTTTCAGTAATGCTACTGATGTTAGCACAGAAGAAAGTGTACCTAGCAATAACAACACTATTACAAATAATGAATTCTACAGAATCCGTTATGCGGTAAATGTTTCAGGGAATACAAATTATGCCAAAAACTTAACGATTACAAATAATACTTTTGGTTCAGCCGGGAAAGAAATTACTGTAGCAAGCATCCGAATCTCAAACGGACAGGGCTTCAACGTTAGTAATAACTTAATCAATACGATGACGCGTACCGATAACGCAGTTACAATCTCTGGAATTTCTATTGAAGGTAAATCACTTAACGGAACCATTGCCCGTAATACAATTAAAAACATTACAAATACGGCAGGTTCTGGTGGTCCAGTGCGTGGATTATTGGTCAATACAGATAACAACGTTACTGCTAATCTTGTTATTCTTAATAATATCATTTCTAACATTAGTACTTCCACAAACAACATGTGGGATACTGATAATGGAGCTCAGGGAATTTATATTAATTCCGGAAAAGGAATCAATATCTACCAGAATACTGTGGTAATGAATGTAGCACAAAACACTACTTCAGCAGCCCTAATGATTATGGGCGGATCTCAATTCAATATCCGAAATAATATTTTCGCCAACACACAGGCTGTAAATACTAATTCCAGAAGAATTTTTGCTATCTATTGTGGTACCACTGCTGCTTCCAGTACAGCCAACTATAATGACTATGTGTCTTCACAATACATAGGATATTACGGAAATGATCGTACCACATTGGCAGATTGGAAAAGTGCAACTTCTGTAGATGCCAACTCCAAAAATGTTACGCCAGTATTTGTTTCTGCAACAGATTTCCATTTAAAAAACCCAAATACTACGAATGCATCATTAATTGGTGATACTACTCTAAAATCAACATATCCAACTGATATCGATGGTGACACCAGAAACATTCCAAGTATGGGAGCAGACGAATACACCCCTTGTGTACCTGCCGGAAACCAAACTGCTTATGGTAATGACTCCTGGATAGGTTATGTATATTCTGACTACTCGAATGCCAATGCAGCTCCAGTAGCTGGTGCCTCAACATACACTGGGTATATCACAGAAACCACACTTTTTGATCGTAATACCGGAGCAGATCCTTTGGATGCTACTACACTTTGTACCCCACAATCTGATTATTTCTTTATTCGATACAAAATGAATAAGAATTTCACCGCAGGGACTTATAAAATTACCGTGGGTGGAGATGACGGATACCGTTTAAGTATTGATGGTGGTCAAACCTGGATTGTGAACAACTGGAGTGAGCATTCTTATGTCTCTACCACAGTTTCTGTTGCCTTAAATGGCAGTAAGAATCTGGTTTTGGAATATTTTGAAAGAGAAGGATCATCACGGGTAAGTTTTTCTTATGGTATGGTGACTGGTGACCCAACAGTTTTCGGAAATAATGTATGGAATGTATATGCTTACGATACTGCTAATTTTAACCTGACCACAGCAAATTATAATGGTTATTTCGTAGACGGAGCATTGGGAATCAATTCTGAAGATCGTTGGAATAAAGCCGGAACACCTTCCAGTGCAACGGGATATCAGGGTGCTCCTGTATCAGTAGATAATTTCACACTGGTACACAAACGTCAGGGCTTTCCATGTGGACGTTATGACGTAAAAATGGAAAATTGGGACGATGCCGCTCAGGTATATATCGATGGTGTTATGGTATGGTCTGCCGATAATTACAGCGGTGGTTATGCTGTGCCACTTTCATTAGGAATTTACAGCCTGGGCGCCACTACCAAAATGGAAGTACGCCTGAAAGAAAATGGCGGTGATGCAAGAATAAAAATGTCATTAACGGATATCCCAGTAGTATACAATGGAAGCTGGAGTTCTTCAGACACCCAAAACTCTTCTGTAAGAATCGATAGTGACCTTACTGTTACAGGTACTTTGAATGTATGTTCTTGTACAATAAGTGCAGGGAAAAAATTAACCATCAATGAAAATGCAGTAGTAAATGTGATGGAAAATGTAACTGTTATTGACAATGGTAAGATTTTGGTAAAAAATAATGGTTCATTGGTTCAAATTAAAGAATATGGAACTTTTACAGGGAGTGCAACTTCTTTTACTATGGAAAGAAATACAAATCCTGTAAGACGTACCGATTTCACATACTGGTCTTCACCTGTAGCTCCAGAAGACTGGAAACTAAACCAATTATCACCACTAACTTTAAGTTCTAAATATTATAGCTTTAATCCGGTAACAAACCAATGGGTAACTCTTACCGGAGGAAATGTAAATATGGAAACAGGAAAAGGATATATTGTAAGAGCACCACAAACTTCTGATGTTACTATTGCTGCTGTTGTTAATGCACAATTCACAGGAAAAGCAAACACAGGACAAAGAACCATTACCATCACAAAAGGGCAAACTGCTTCTAACTTAATTGGGAATCCTTATCCTTCTGCAATTAACATTGATAAGTTATATGCTGCAAATCAAGGTAAGATAGATGGTTCATTCTATTTCTGGACACACAATAGTTCCCCGACCAATACAATAAACGGAACCTATGGTTATAACGGAAGTGATTATGCTACTTACAATCAAACTGGCGGAACGGCTACTGCACCAGCCGACACCAATGGAAACAAAAATACCCCAAGAGGAATTATCGCTTCTGGACAAGGATTTTTTGTAAATGCATTACAGCCAACTGCTACTATAGTATTTAACAACGATATGCGTCAGGGAGCCGTATCAAACAATGCTCAGTTTTACAGAAGCGCAAATGATTCTGTAAATCAGGCTACTGATAGTACTGCAATTGAAAAAAACAGATTTTGGCTTAATATTTCCAATGCTGATGGAGCATATAATGAAGCTTTAGTAGGATATATTACAAATGCGACGGATGGTTTTGAAAACGGATACGATGCCGTAACTTATGCCTCAGGTTCTGCACAACTTTATTCTTTGATTAGTGATAAAAAGCTGGTAATCCAGGGGCGTGCTTTGCCTTTCACAGAAAACGACGTTGTTCCTATGGGAATTACAGTTACAGCTGCCGGACCTTACCGTATCGCAATGGATCAATTCGACGGGCTGTTCCAACAACAGAATATCTATCTGGTAGATAAATTGAATCATGTTACTCATGATTTAAAATCGGGAGCTTATGACTTCACATCTGAAGCAGGTACTTTCAATGATCGTTTTGAAGTACAGTATGTGAATGGCACTTTAGGTGTAGAGGTTCCTGTACTTACTGACAACGCAGTAAAAATATACAGAACCGGAAAACAAATTACAGTAAAAACACCAGCGTTAAACATGAAAAATGTTACCGTATATGATTTGACCGGAAAACAGATTTTTAGTAAAAATAACATCAATAACAGTGAGTTTGTAACTTCTGAGATCAATGCCGGACACCAAGTGATTTTAGTTACAGTTACCTTGGACACTAACCAGAGTATTACTAAAAAAATAATGATGAATTAA
- a CDS encoding regulatory protein RecX, with product MSDSFLIAEIKSKAEHFCAYQERCHKEVVRKLYDLKVTGHQADEIIVYLIENNFLNEERFACSFARGKHRIKYWGKIRIINELKFRDISKYIIDKALQEITPEEYSHTFHHVAENQWDLIHEKNIQKKRKKFCDFLLRKGFESNLIYEKLKELETSDLD from the coding sequence ATGAGTGATTCTTTTCTAATTGCTGAAATAAAAAGCAAAGCTGAACATTTTTGCGCCTACCAGGAACGCTGCCATAAAGAAGTGGTTCGGAAGCTCTATGACCTCAAAGTAACGGGACATCAAGCTGATGAAATTATAGTATATCTCATTGAAAATAATTTCCTGAATGAAGAGCGTTTTGCCTGCAGTTTTGCCCGGGGAAAACACCGGATAAAATATTGGGGCAAAATCAGGATTATCAACGAACTTAAATTCAGGGATATTTCAAAGTACATTATCGATAAGGCCCTTCAGGAAATTACACCTGAAGAGTATAGCCATACTTTTCATCATGTCGCAGAAAACCAGTGGGATCTTATCCACGAAAAAAACATTCAGAAAAAAAGAAAAAAATTCTGTGACTTTTTACTTCGTAAAGGTTTTGAGAGCAATTTGATTTATGAAAAATTAAAAGAATTGGAAACCTCCGATCTGGATTAA
- a CDS encoding cupin-like domain-containing protein — translation MAIHLTEIERVKTISKEDFFNNYVKKQKPLVIEQLTTDWPAYDKWKLNYIKTIAGEKTVPLYDDRPVSHKDGFNEAHAKMKMADYIDLLQSKPTPYRIFLYNLMKEVPSLQNDFKWPDIGLRLVKQLPMLFFGGENSKVFIHYDIDYSNILHFHFNGKKRCILFAPNQTPFLYKVPHALISREDIDFDNPDFEKWPALRQAHGLIANLEHGEMLFMPEGYWHYMKYLTPGFSMSLRAFPRKISNLANAVYNIAIMRNFDSLMRKIKGQAWIDYKNEQAILRTHKRLNLPL, via the coding sequence ATGGCGATACACCTAACCGAAATTGAACGTGTAAAAACTATTTCTAAAGAAGATTTTTTTAATAATTACGTAAAAAAACAGAAGCCCCTCGTCATAGAACAGTTAACCACAGACTGGCCTGCGTATGACAAATGGAAGCTAAATTATATCAAAACCATTGCTGGAGAAAAAACAGTTCCCCTGTATGATGACCGACCGGTCTCCCATAAAGATGGTTTTAATGAAGCCCACGCCAAAATGAAAATGGCCGACTACATCGATCTTTTACAGTCCAAACCTACACCCTACAGGATTTTTCTTTATAACCTGATGAAAGAAGTCCCGTCACTACAAAATGATTTCAAATGGCCAGATATTGGATTGCGACTGGTGAAGCAATTGCCTATGCTATTTTTTGGCGGTGAAAATTCAAAAGTGTTTATCCATTATGATATTGATTATTCCAATATACTTCATTTTCATTTTAATGGTAAAAAAAGATGCATTCTCTTTGCCCCCAACCAGACACCATTTCTGTATAAAGTACCGCATGCCTTGATTTCCCGGGAAGATATTGATTTCGATAATCCCGATTTTGAGAAATGGCCTGCATTACGCCAAGCTCATGGCCTTATTGCAAATCTTGAACATGGCGAAATGCTGTTTATGCCCGAAGGATATTGGCACTATATGAAATACCTGACACCCGGATTTTCGATGAGCCTGAGAGCATTCCCGAGAAAAATAAGCAATTTGGCCAATGCCGTGTACAATATTGCTATCATGCGGAATTTTGATAGTCTGATGCGAAAAATAAAAGGACAGGCCTGGATTGATTATAAGAATGAACAGGCCATTTTAAGAACCCATAAAAGACTTAATCTTCCATTATAA
- a CDS encoding T9SS type A sorting domain-containing protein — MKKITLMLLLFFACFSVQAQISYEASPNYAKLFDITYDATVRNKMYARTNNNHILVSLNNGANWDLLYSYPETESINNMKLVPGNTALSFTTNEGIHILDLATVSLTHFYATPDNNVDGASPSIMGNYSVYNADGTTLLVITSFRIGFANFSKVFYTSNSGADWNEVYYTVNNDNVFIQNVAISPNNPSKLVMARGNGNSGIIGGVWISTNAGTSWTERIPGVTLEPIAFHPTNADEILIGSSIGFGEHAENLYKSTDGGLTWNSVPITWTEQTLNNIVKIVYNPGSPNHILILEENEIVTSNDGGVTWNNSVYDQNSTVYSYGTAASFNPFDANQVIITTDYFPQISNDGGQTLNQIAAPFHNVISVAVSNVGNTEHLYYGSQGGYFHKDFTAGTNIGYNTQPATEYNPRRNYLIADKTMAGRVFIFSSLGFFGAKLYVSTDYGVTRTEILNTFADDVRAITIDPTNSQIAYISLRNGDSSTMFKIDISNPDNAVATEIITPGEYSEGLGNGVVTGIIISAIDSNILYIAQRDKFYQSTNGGTTWVEKISGLDNLSGNTILNLAANPFAANEFTLATNIGIYKTVDAGENWAVLLNGEPVNQLTYSPTTAGVLVATTHSSISSDATIRLSIDNGQNWATISNATLQYIQSNAFDYTFTGNTLNAYIATSDLGVLKFVIADITLGTGFPTLPNNSISLYPNPASDYVHVTVSHSTGALESVTIFSVTGQKVLESKTADFSISGLSKGIYFVKVTAENGKTFVQKLIKK, encoded by the coding sequence ATGAAAAAAATTACTTTAATGCTATTATTGTTTTTTGCCTGTTTTTCGGTACAGGCTCAAATCAGTTATGAGGCTTCCCCAAACTATGCAAAATTATTTGACATCACTTATGATGCCACAGTTCGTAATAAAATGTATGCCAGAACCAATAATAACCATATTTTGGTTTCCCTAAACAATGGTGCCAACTGGGATTTACTATATTCCTATCCTGAAACTGAATCCATCAATAACATGAAATTAGTTCCGGGGAATACTGCTTTATCATTTACTACCAATGAAGGAATTCACATCCTGGATTTAGCAACGGTTTCACTAACGCATTTTTATGCTACGCCAGACAATAATGTCGATGGTGCCTCACCAAGTATCATGGGAAATTACAGCGTTTACAATGCCGATGGGACGACACTATTGGTAATTACTTCTTTTAGAATAGGATTTGCTAATTTTTCTAAAGTATTCTATACTAGTAATTCTGGTGCCGACTGGAATGAAGTCTATTATACTGTAAATAATGATAATGTATTTATACAAAATGTGGCTATAAGCCCAAACAATCCTTCCAAATTAGTTATGGCAAGGGGCAATGGCAATAGTGGCATTATTGGTGGCGTATGGATTTCTACCAATGCAGGTACCTCCTGGACTGAGCGCATACCAGGCGTAACTTTGGAACCTATCGCTTTTCACCCTACAAATGCAGATGAAATTCTTATTGGCTCCAGTATTGGTTTTGGTGAGCATGCAGAAAATCTATACAAATCAACCGATGGGGGGCTTACATGGAACAGTGTACCGATCACCTGGACGGAGCAAACCTTAAATAATATCGTGAAAATTGTTTACAATCCGGGCAGTCCAAATCATATCCTTATTTTAGAAGAAAATGAAATTGTCACGAGCAATGATGGCGGGGTAACATGGAACAATAGCGTTTATGATCAAAATAGCACTGTGTATTCTTATGGTACAGCAGCTTCTTTTAACCCGTTTGATGCCAATCAGGTAATTATTACAACGGATTATTTTCCGCAGATTTCCAATGATGGTGGCCAGACACTTAACCAGATAGCTGCTCCTTTCCATAATGTGATTAGTGTTGCCGTCAGTAATGTAGGTAATACGGAACACTTATACTACGGAAGCCAGGGCGGTTATTTCCATAAGGATTTTACTGCCGGTACCAATATTGGATACAATACCCAACCGGCTACAGAATACAATCCACGCAGAAACTACCTTATTGCCGACAAAACGATGGCCGGTAGGGTTTTTATATTTTCTTCCCTTGGTTTTTTTGGAGCAAAACTCTATGTCAGCACTGACTATGGCGTGACCCGCACAGAAATCCTGAATACTTTTGCAGATGATGTACGAGCCATTACAATCGACCCTACAAACAGCCAGATCGCTTACATCTCCTTACGAAATGGGGACAGCAGCACAATGTTCAAAATCGATATCTCAAATCCAGACAATGCTGTAGCTACAGAGATTATCACGCCAGGCGAGTATTCCGAAGGCTTAGGGAATGGTGTTGTTACAGGAATCATAATTTCAGCCATAGATTCCAATATCCTGTACATCGCACAACGGGACAAATTCTACCAATCGACCAATGGAGGAACTACCTGGGTAGAAAAAATCTCAGGTTTAGACAATCTATCCGGTAATACAATCCTGAATTTAGCAGCCAATCCTTTTGCTGCAAACGAATTTACATTGGCCACCAATATCGGCATCTATAAAACCGTAGATGCTGGAGAAAACTGGGCTGTATTATTGAATGGAGAACCGGTCAATCAGCTTACTTATTCCCCAACCACAGCGGGTGTACTTGTAGCCACAACTCACAGCTCTATATCTTCGGACGCCACAATACGATTGAGCATCGATAATGGTCAAAACTGGGCTACAATTTCGAATGCAACATTACAGTATATCCAATCTAATGCATTTGATTATACCTTTACGGGCAACACCCTTAATGCCTATATCGCAACTTCTGATTTGGGCGTATTAAAATTTGTTATTGCTGATATCACTTTAGGAACCGGTTTCCCTACTTTACCCAATAACAGCATTAGCCTTTATCCTAATCCAGCTTCAGATTATGTACATGTAACAGTAAGCCATAGCACGGGAGCACTTGAAAGCGTTACTATATTTTCAGTAACCGGCCAAAAGGTACTGGAAAGTAAAACAGCAGATTTTAGTATCTCAGGATTAAGCAAAGGAATTTATTTCGTAAAAGTAACTGCAGAAAATGGCAAAACATTTGTACAGAAACTCATTAAAAAATAA
- a CDS encoding tetratricopeptide repeat protein — translation MFQKFNLFPYYYFILLTCLLFTHTIHAQPIHYCDSLIQSGIKAMWKKDHVKSLELLTEAKNMAAKNRWYKQQFLATNNIGANYYTMLDYGEALNYYLESYTIAVKKLEPAYEMIVLNNIAILYSKEKNYEKAYEYFKKAYQIAKQNKDLLKVGLYAMNLGNVANETGELRQARIYFNEALPNLKTQPEMYILAQIAIAENDLLQHQPGKARNTALQLYKTTKDLNYNDIGISLLFIISKSYLEENNAEEALRYAFKIKETQPNLETKKALFELLSDSYTQQKEYPAALRYKDSVIANEQRLNEIKNGKLFENSRVKFEIQNYKNEIALNESKLSNERKIFYSIIAIISIVVFFVLWTYRNITIKHKQRKLIAERNEKILVLELEKEKSDNLLLEEQFKERETATLLEQEKLKNEIELKNRKLSAKALYLSGRNQLIEEILQALSKIPELPKHISLSNHISTLKSHLKTDTEWDSFITHFEEVNQGFLITLKHKHPGLTANDIRFISYIYMSLSTKEIASMLNITPEACRKRKERISAKIGLSENIPLYDYLSTL, via the coding sequence ATGTTCCAGAAATTCAATTTGTTCCCGTACTACTATTTTATACTCCTGACCTGCCTTCTATTTACCCATACCATACATGCACAACCCATACACTATTGTGATTCGCTGATTCAGTCCGGCATTAAGGCCATGTGGAAAAAAGACCACGTGAAGTCATTGGAATTGCTGACCGAAGCCAAAAACATGGCTGCCAAAAATCGCTGGTACAAGCAACAGTTTCTCGCAACAAATAATATTGGTGCCAATTATTACACAATGCTCGATTATGGGGAAGCACTGAATTATTACCTCGAAAGCTATACCATAGCAGTTAAAAAGCTCGAACCTGCTTATGAAATGATCGTTCTTAATAACATCGCGATATTATACTCAAAGGAAAAGAATTATGAAAAGGCCTATGAGTACTTCAAAAAGGCTTATCAGATTGCCAAACAAAATAAAGATTTGCTCAAAGTGGGGCTTTATGCCATGAACCTGGGCAATGTAGCCAATGAAACCGGCGAACTCCGCCAGGCCCGAATCTATTTTAATGAGGCCCTTCCGAACTTAAAAACCCAGCCGGAAATGTATATTTTGGCTCAAATTGCAATTGCCGAAAATGACTTGCTCCAGCACCAGCCTGGAAAAGCAAGAAATACTGCTCTACAATTATATAAGACCACCAAAGACCTCAACTATAATGACATTGGTATTTCACTTCTATTTATTATTTCTAAAAGCTATTTGGAGGAGAATAATGCTGAAGAAGCATTGCGCTATGCGTTTAAAATAAAGGAAACCCAACCCAATCTTGAAACCAAAAAAGCACTTTTTGAATTGCTGTCCGATAGCTATACCCAACAGAAAGAGTACCCTGCAGCCCTGCGTTATAAAGATTCTGTAATTGCCAATGAACAACGGCTGAATGAAATCAAAAATGGAAAACTTTTTGAAAATAGCCGTGTAAAATTTGAAATCCAGAATTACAAAAATGAAATCGCGCTTAATGAATCTAAATTATCCAACGAACGTAAAATATTCTATTCCATCATCGCGATTATCAGTATTGTTGTCTTCTTTGTACTCTGGACCTATCGAAACATTACGATCAAACACAAACAGCGAAAGCTGATTGCAGAGCGGAATGAAAAAATCCTGGTATTGGAATTGGAAAAAGAAAAGAGTGACAACCTGTTACTTGAAGAGCAGTTTAAAGAAAGAGAGACTGCTACCTTATTGGAACAGGAAAAACTAAAAAATGAAATTGAATTAAAAAACCGGAAGCTATCCGCCAAAGCCCTTTACCTCTCGGGTCGCAATCAGCTGATTGAGGAAATCCTCCAGGCCCTATCCAAAATCCCGGAATTGCCAAAACACATTTCCCTGTCCAATCACATCTCAACTTTAAAAAGCCATTTAAAAACGGATACTGAGTGGGATAGTTTCATCACACATTTTGAAGAAGTGAATCAGGGATTTTTAATCACCCTAAAGCACAAACATCCTGGGTTGACTGCCAACGATATCCGTTTCATCTCTTATATCTACATGAGCTTAAGTACAAAGGAAATAGCCTCAATGCTCAATATTACCCCCGAAGCCTGTCGCAAAAGAAAGGAACGCATTTCTGCTAAAATAGGGCTTTCAGAAAATATCCCACTATACGACTATCTCTCAACGCTATGA
- the bioB gene encoding biotin synthase BioB, which yields MSITKHDWTKEEIIAIYNKPMMDLLFEAASIHREEHDPNVVQVSTLLSIKTGGCPEDCGYCPQAARYHTGVEGNDLMSVQQVKAQALRAKSSGSSRVCMGAAWRNVKDGPEFDQVLEMVRTINKLDMEVCCTLGMITENQAHRLAEAGLYAYNHNLDTSEEYYKEVISTRGFEDRLQTIENVRKTNVTVCSGGIIGMGESIEDRAGMLVALASLNPQPESVPINALVAVEGTPMEEEKPVEIWDMIRMVATTRIVMPETQVRLSAGRTNMSREGQAMCFFAGANSIFAGDKLLTTPNPDVNDDMKMFEMLGLNPQKPFKKSSQPKTVEAVDSEYQSLGEKPRWTRPGHTIERNLEASGKKV from the coding sequence ATGAGTATCACAAAACACGATTGGACTAAAGAAGAAATCATAGCGATATATAATAAACCGATGATGGATTTGCTGTTTGAAGCAGCGTCAATCCACAGGGAAGAACATGACCCAAATGTGGTTCAGGTTTCTACTTTATTATCGATTAAAACCGGAGGATGTCCTGAAGATTGCGGCTATTGCCCACAAGCAGCCCGTTACCATACAGGCGTTGAAGGAAACGACCTGATGTCGGTACAACAGGTAAAAGCACAGGCATTACGTGCTAAATCCAGCGGCTCTTCCCGCGTATGTATGGGAGCAGCATGGCGTAACGTAAAAGATGGCCCTGAATTTGACCAGGTATTGGAGATGGTTCGTACCATTAACAAATTGGATATGGAAGTATGCTGTACCTTGGGAATGATTACAGAAAACCAGGCGCATCGCCTTGCAGAAGCCGGGCTCTATGCTTACAATCATAATCTGGACACTTCGGAAGAATACTATAAAGAAGTCATTTCAACCCGAGGTTTTGAAGACCGTTTGCAAACTATCGAAAACGTACGAAAAACTAATGTCACCGTATGTAGCGGTGGAATCATCGGGATGGGCGAAAGCATCGAAGACCGTGCAGGAATGCTGGTAGCACTGGCCTCTTTGAATCCACAGCCGGAATCTGTTCCTATTAATGCTTTAGTTGCCGTAGAAGGAACACCTATGGAAGAGGAAAAACCTGTAGAAATCTGGGATATGATCCGTATGGTTGCCACTACCCGAATTGTAATGCCGGAAACACAGGTACGCCTTTCCGCTGGAAGGACCAATATGAGCCGTGAAGGACAGGCCATGTGTTTCTTTGCCGGAGCAAATTCTATCTTTGCCGGAGATAAACTATTAACTACTCCGAATCCGGATGTGAATGATGACATGAAAATGTTTGAAATGTTAGGCCTAAATCCACAAAAACCTTTCAAAAAATCGTCTCAGCCAAAAACCGTAGAAGCAGTAGATTCTGAATATCAATCCCTTGGTGAGAAACCAAGATGGACCCGCCCTGGACATACGATTGAAAGAAACCTGGAAGCTTCCGGTAAAAAAGTATAA
- a CDS encoding GNAT family N-acetyltransferase yields MEALIAPIKNEYAAAIIDIILPIQQREFNVSITLQDQPDLLDIEKYYHASGGGFWGAHIDGALVGTIGLIRYSEDSGAIRKMFVKKEFRGKAFGIAQQLLEGLVAYSKENGINHLYLGTVTKLEAALRFYEKNGFVPIAKADLPKSFPLMSADNVFRHLPLK; encoded by the coding sequence ATGGAAGCACTAATAGCGCCTATTAAAAATGAGTATGCAGCAGCGATTATAGATATCATATTGCCCATACAGCAAAGAGAATTTAATGTTTCAATAACCCTGCAGGATCAACCAGATTTGTTGGATATTGAAAAATATTATCACGCCAGCGGTGGTGGATTTTGGGGTGCTCATATTGACGGAGCACTGGTAGGTACGATAGGACTGATTCGTTATTCGGAAGATTCGGGAGCCATCAGAAAGATGTTTGTGAAAAAAGAATTCAGGGGAAAGGCATTCGGAATTGCACAGCAGTTGCTGGAAGGATTGGTTGCCTACAGTAAAGAAAACGGGATAAATCATTTATATTTGGGAACCGTAACCAAACTTGAAGCTGCTTTGCGATTTTATGAGAAAAATGGTTTTGTGCCTATTGCTAAAGCAGATCTTCCGAAGTCTTTTCCGCTAATGAGTGCTGATAATGTTTTTCGCCATTTACCACTAAAATAA